From Cohaesibacter gelatinilyticus, the proteins below share one genomic window:
- a CDS encoding alkaline phosphatase family protein: MSKVCLIVIDGLRDDTARVACKYLMAAVAKGDARLWTMEACLPTISAPLYETIHTGLTPTEHGLLDNEGLRPSTSPSVFSEVKAAGGLSGVVGHSYFHSLFGGSEFDPFTHIEINDPKAPIAYGRYYSMDGYDADNSVQPAEIDLCAQAWMIADRHAPDYLLLHSSSCDTLGHAHNRSWGGLCASGTKGGCGAGKADPASDRAGLSGAGYR; this comes from the coding sequence ATGAGCAAAGTCTGTCTGATTGTGATTGATGGCTTGCGCGATGATACGGCCCGTGTCGCCTGCAAGTATCTGATGGCAGCGGTCGCCAAGGGTGATGCACGGCTCTGGACCATGGAAGCATGTCTTCCCACCATTTCGGCGCCGCTTTATGAGACCATCCATACTGGTCTTACCCCGACCGAGCATGGCTTGCTGGATAATGAAGGTCTGCGTCCTTCAACCAGTCCAAGCGTCTTTTCGGAAGTCAAAGCCGCAGGCGGTTTAAGTGGCGTGGTCGGGCATAGCTATTTCCATAGCCTGTTTGGCGGCTCTGAATTTGATCCCTTCACCCATATCGAAATCAATGATCCGAAGGCGCCCATCGCTTATGGGCGCTATTACAGCATGGATGGCTATGATGCGGACAATTCCGTGCAGCCAGCCGAGATCGACCTCTGCGCACAGGCCTGGATGATTGCCGACCGTCATGCGCCTGACTATCTGCTTTTGCATTCCTCCAGCTGCGATACGCTTGGCCATGCCCATAATCGGTCTTGGGGCGGGTTATGTGCGTCAGGCACAAAAGGTGGATGCGGCGCTGGCAAGGCTGATCCCGCGTCTGATAGAGCGGGGTTATCAGGTGCTGGTTACCGCTGA
- the tmpB gene encoding (R)-1-hydroxy-2-trimethylaminoethylphosphonate oxygenase, with the protein MSTAKQDLSADNIVEFLADIFERRGAEEYLGEPVTMGEHMLQGATIAEQNNQPDEIVVGALLHDIGHFTSEFGTFTMDDTEDRYHEDAGAEVLERFFPSVVTDCCRYHVAAKRYLCATKPSYFERLSEASIHSLNLQGGPMSEEEVAEFEKNPNLKQIIAVRYLDEAGKIAGMETPDFRHFAPRVQRLVDAHMRRGEA; encoded by the coding sequence ATGAGCACTGCAAAACAGGATCTGAGCGCCGATAACATTGTGGAATTTCTGGCCGATATTTTCGAGCGTCGAGGTGCCGAGGAATATCTGGGCGAGCCGGTCACCATGGGCGAGCATATGCTGCAAGGGGCCACCATTGCCGAGCAGAACAACCAGCCCGACGAAATTGTCGTTGGAGCGCTGTTGCATGATATCGGGCATTTCACGTCCGAGTTTGGCACCTTCACCATGGATGATACCGAAGACCGCTATCATGAAGATGCGGGCGCGGAAGTGCTGGAGCGCTTCTTTCCCAGCGTCGTGACCGATTGCTGCCGCTATCATGTGGCGGCAAAGCGCTATCTCTGTGCAACCAAGCCATCCTATTTCGAGCGTCTGTCAGAGGCCTCCATTCATTCGCTCAATCTGCAGGGCGGACCGATGAGCGAGGAAGAGGTGGCCGAGTTCGAAAAGAACCCGAACCTGAAACAGATCATCGCCGTGCGCTATCTGGATGAAGCGGGCAAGATTGCTGGCATGGAGACCCCGGACTTTCGCCATTTCGCCCCTAGGGTCCAGCGTCTGGTCGATGCCCATATGCGACGCGGCGAGGCATAA